The Salvia miltiorrhiza cultivar Shanhuang (shh) chromosome 1, IMPLAD_Smil_shh, whole genome shotgun sequence genome has a window encoding:
- the LOC131005812 gene encoding protein EARLY FLOWERING 4, whose protein sequence is MDHLSPKSTATEQADEIDGDPAVWAAFSQNFRQVQSVLDRNRLLIQQVNENHQSKVHDNLVKNVSLIQEINGNISKVVSMYSDLSSNFTTVCHQHRDDDKRNSGEKR, encoded by the coding sequence ATGGACCACCTCTCCCCCAAATCTACCGCCACCGAACAGGCCGACGAGATCGACGGCGATCCGGCCGTTTGGGCCGCCTTCTCGCAGAATTTCCGGCAGGTGCAGTCGGTGCTCGACCGCAACCGCCTCCTCATCCAGCAGGTCAACGAGAATCACCAATCCAAAGTCCACGACAATCTGGTGAAGAACGTCTCCCTGATTCAGGAGATCAACGGCAACATATCCAAGGTCGTCTCCATGTACTCCGATCTCTCCTCCAATTTCACCACCGTCTGCCACCAGCACCGCGACGACGACAAGAGAAACTCCGGCGAGAAGCGCTGA